From Chryseobacterium camelliae:
TTTTTAATGGCTGCCGTAGTGGTAAACGCTCAGGCTCAGGCTCCGGTTCCCCCTAAAGATCCGCGTCCGGGAATAGAAAGACCGGGACCGGGACCTGATGCACTGAAAGAGATTACCACACTCTCCGGAACAGTGTCCAAAATGGTTACCAATGATGATTTTGTTTATGACGGATTTTATCTGAACAGCAATGGAGGATCAGTCCTTGTCAAGTTCCCGCCACATTTGGGAAGCCAGATAACAGCTCTTGCTAAACAGGGCAGCCAGATCAGCATCAAAGGTATTGCAGATGTTGCACCTAATGGCGAAAAATCCTTCCGTATGAACAGTATTTCAGCCAATGGAAAAACCATTGAAGATACGCCGCCGGCTGTTCCGGAGACACCTCCCCAGGAAGTTGCTGTTACGGAAAGCGGAACCATCACAGACCTGCAGAAAAATAGAGAGGGCGATGCCGTGGTGGGGATCTTTGTGGATCAAACCCTTCTCAAAATGCCTCCGCACATCTATCAGCAGCTAGGACAGTCCTTGGTGAAAGGAGCGAAAATCTCTTTCACAGGGTTTAAAAAACCGGATAATTCCGGTGAAGTGGCAGAGCGGAAATTAAACATCGTACATGCCAGAACGATCAGCGTGAACGGCAAGGAATATTCACTGTAAAATCTCATTGAATCAACAGTAAAACCTGATCAGATTTTCGTAATTTGCTCAGGTTTTGCATTATTACCCTATGGTTTTTAAACAGGCAACATATCATATATCGAAAATAATTTTTATTTTTTGGGCTGTTTTCTGCCTTGGCGGCTGTGATAGAAAGCCGCCGTTACCGCCACCTGTTTCGCCTCCGGAAACTAAACAAACAATCCGGCTAAATGGCAAGGTAACAGCCTATGAAACCAATCCTGAAGGCAATATAGACAGGATGACCCTGGATCAGGGGAAACAGAAATCCGAAATCCATTTTCCGCCCCATCTTGCCAGGCAGATCCTGGATATTGCGCAGCTTAATACTTTCGTTAAACTAAAAGTGGACCAGAGAGACCGCGGTTATGAGCTGATCTCCCTTGCATCGGAAGATGGTAAAAACACCTTTGACACCCGGGGCATACCCCCGCCGAAACCCAGTCCGGGAAAGGAAATCCGGATTAAGGGAACTGTTTCAGGATGGATCAGGAGCCGTCAGAACGAAACCACCGGATTTGTGATCGGCCGGAAAACGGTGATGCTGAATCCTGAAGAAAGCAGGATATTAGCACCATTATTGATCAAGGCTAAACAGGTGGAAGTAACCGCTTTGGAACGGGATGCAAACGATGGGACCATCAATACCCTTCAGTTTCCGCCGGTGAAGGTGAAGGAGATCACCATTGACAGTATTGTTTATAAAATACGCTGACTATGAGAATACTGATTGCCGAAGACGAAAAAAAGCTGGCAGGTTTTATACAGCAGGGCCTGTCACAGGCAGGCTACCAGACAGAAGTCTGCAATGACGGTTCTGAAGCCCTGGAAATGGCCGTAAAGAATGATTTTGACCTGATCCTGCTGGATCTGATGCTGCCGGGAATCAATGGGTTTGATTTCCTGAAGAACCTGCGGGCCTTCGGGGCAGAAACGCCGGTGATCATCATCAGTGCCATTGCAGATTCCAAACAGGTGGTGCAGGGGCTGGACCTGGGTGCAGCAGATTATATCAGGAAACCTTTTGAATGGGAAGAACTGCTGGCCAGAATACGTACCGTGAGCCGTTTTTCCGGCTCGAACGGACAGCAGAAAATAAGGATTGAGGATCTGGAAATCGATATCCCTTCCCGGAAAGTGAAAAGGGGAGATACTGAAATTGAACTGACTTCCAAAGAATTCGTGCTGCTGGAATATCTGGTCAGGAATGCCAACCTCGTCCTCACCAAAAACCAGCTTCTGGAAAATGCATGGAATATGAACTTCGATCCGGAAAGCAATATTGTGGAAGTTTACATGCACCAACTCAGGAAGAAAATCGACAAAGGATTTGAGAAACAGCTGATCAAGACCGTGATCGGGGCCGGTTACATGCTTAAAGGCGAAAAACAATAACGCATGGAAAGCCAGCCGAGATCTTTTTTTTATCAGAGCTTAAGGTTCCGTTTCGGGTTGCTGTTCAATTCGCTGCTGTTCCTGTGCGTCAGCGTCATCGTATATTCCCTGTACAACAATGCCAAGACGGAGCTTGACCGGAGTTTCTCGCTCCAGTTATCGTCTGCGGCCAATGCGGTTCTCCAGAAAACCGATATCAACCCGATCTCTGTTCCGCTGCCTAAAAATGGGGAATTTTTCAGGATCATCTATGATAATCACGTAACGAAAACCCAGCTGATCAATACCCTTCCGAGAGATGTCGCAGACAGAGAAAAATGGCGCATGGTTTCCCTGAAAAAATATCCCGAAAACGGCGGCAGCATCTCGGTGGATTTTGCACTGTCGGCAGAAAACTACCATTCCGGGATTCAGAAGCTGCGGCGGTTGCTGTACATTTACCTTCCGGTTGCTTTTTTAGTTTCTTTTCTGGGTGGCTACCTGCTCTCCGGCTTCTTCCTCAGGCCGCTACGCCGGATTATCCGTAATGCGAACACCGTGGATCTGGAGCATATTAGCCTGCTGTCTAAATCGCAGACCAAGGACGAATTTTACCATCTTACCGATGCACTGAACCGGATGCTGATGCGGATCGATGAGCAGGTGAAGCAGCAGACGGCCTTTTTCACAACGGCTTCCCATGAACTGCGGACGCCCATCAGCACCATGCTTACAGAGCTTCAAATTTTCGATCGGGAATTGCTGGATAAAGATACCCAAAAGCTGCTGGACAATCAGGAGCAGGAAGTGAAGCGCATGAAGGCACTGGTAGACAATTTTCTCTGGATGAGCCAGATCGAATCCGGGAACCTGCGGACCAACAGGTCTGAAATCGATATTGCAGAAATGGTGCTGGAACTTTCAGAAAGCTTTATGAAGCAGATGGCCCTCAACGGCCAGCGGTTCAGGATTGAATTTTCACCGGTGGATGGCGATTTTACTGTATTAGCAGATAAGAGTCAGGTAGAAGTGATCATTAAAAACCTGATTTCAAATGCTGTAAAATACCTTAAAGGTGATCCCGTCATTGACATCAGAGTCTTCCAGAATCAGCACAAAGGCATCGTGATTTCCAATTCCGTCAGCCAAACCATAGAAAATCCCGAAAAGCTGAAAGGGCAGTTCCTCCGGGATACCTTTCATAAAGACGGTTTCGGCCTGGGCCTCTGGATCTCTGATATCCTGAGCGGGAAAAACAAAGCTAAACTGTCGCTCGATTCTGCGGATGAAAGATTTTCTGCAACAATAGTGTTTGATGAGGTGTAAAAGTTTAGATTGACTTATACATGTAGACTGATCATATGACTGTTCTATTCCATGAGATCCGATGATTACTTCCATTTCATATTCCATTTTAACATCATCCTACTCGAAAGTAAATCAGTTGAAATATTAAAATTTTAACTTTTTTGATAATCAGTGTGTATCTGGATACATCAGCCAAAAAGGATGAATTAAGAAATAACATGCTTAAATATCTGCATTCTGTAAAGCAGTCGGAGTATAGTAATCAGAATGTTAACAATCCTTTTGGCATAATAATTTAGACTGATAACAAAATACCTGCGGAATTTGTAAGAAAGGATTCATTTTAATAAATTTATATTGCTGATTATTGAAAAAAATTTAACAACAATAATGTATTTGCATGTATAATTTGAAATTTCTCCTTCTTGCTATTTTTTTATATTCTTCTTGTAAGGCAAATATTTCTATTACCTCTATTGACAGCTTAATTTCCGTAACAGATGATCAGTTGTATGAGAATAATGTGGATTATATAACACAAAATGCTGAGAAAATTTTAAAATTTTCAGAACTGAACAATTATGAGAAGGGAAAGCTGTATGGAAACTTTTTTCTTGGAGTAACGGCGAGAATGCATGGTGATAATGAAAATATGGTCAGATACACTTTTGCTGCGGAAAAATTGGCAAAAGAGTATGATGACAAATATGTACTTGCTTTTATATTTCTGCAGAAAGCAACCATATACAAGGAGGCTGGTCTGTATAACTCTGCACTTAATTTTATTAATCAGGGTTTAACGGTCTCTAATTCTATACAACAATATGAAAAACGAAATTGTGCAAAGGGAAAATTGTTGGTATACAAAGCCATTTGTATGTCTTATTTAAATCCGGAATGGAAACAAATATTACGTATAAATTTAGAGGCGATGAAGCTTCTGGAAAAAGCAGGAAAACCTTTCGGCTACGATTATAATTACTTAAATGTTGCAAGTACATACGAAACTCTGGGTGAACTTGATAAGGCGGAATTTTTTTATAGAAAATCTCTCAAAGTGAGTACCGGTAATTTAAAAGGTATGGGATACTGTAATCTTGCACACTTGGCATTTCTTCACGGCAGGTTTGAGGATGCGACCAATTACGCCAATACATCTCTGGACTACCAGGAGAATAATTCAAATAAACGCTATAGGGACATTGCCGAAATCTACCAGCTTTTGACCAAAATATATACTGAAACCGGCAATACAGCAGCTGCAAAGAAAAGTGAGAAGCTATTTGAATACTATCATAATAAAGAGAATTACACCAATGAATTATTCAAAAAGAAATTGCTCATTCAGCTGCTGGCCAAAGCAGAGCTGAACCAAAAGGACTTTGAAATGGAAGTTTCAAAAAAGAGTCGGAATTTACTTGTATTTTCAGTCATTTCTATGGTGTTGATCATCTGTTTAGGGATGATATATATGAAGCAGGTAAAAAGTAACAGGAAAACCATTGAAAAAAATAATGAACAGCTTTCAGAACTCAGCCAACAGATAAACAATTCTTTTAGTGAAGTCTTAGAGCTGGCCAAAAGTGATGATCCGGCATTTATTCCCAGGTTTAAAGAAGTTTATCCTGTTTTTTATCAGAATTTATTATCCAGATATCCTGACTTAACGATAGCTCAGATCCGTTTCTGCTGCTTACTGAGACTGAATTTCTCCACTAAAGAGGTGGCGCATTACCACCGCCTTACCATAAAAGGGGTGCAGACAAGAAAAACAAGGTTAAGAAAGCAATTAAACATCCCTTCTGATGCCGATCTAAATCTCTGGATGATGAACTTAGGCTAAATCCTGTTTACTATTGCATGATGTCATAAAAATTGAATTTTTTAATGAGTTTTCTTTCACTGATACATATTGTATTGGTGTTTTTTACGTTTCCACCCTTTATAAGATGTCACCTGATATCGATATTGGCAAGTACCATTGGTCAATCCATTATAGCCTACGATGAAAA
This genomic window contains:
- a CDS encoding response regulator transcription factor codes for the protein MRILIAEDEKKLAGFIQQGLSQAGYQTEVCNDGSEALEMAVKNDFDLILLDLMLPGINGFDFLKNLRAFGAETPVIIISAIADSKQVVQGLDLGAADYIRKPFEWEELLARIRTVSRFSGSNGQQKIRIEDLEIDIPSRKVKRGDTEIELTSKEFVLLEYLVRNANLVLTKNQLLENAWNMNFDPESNIVEVYMHQLRKKIDKGFEKQLIKTVIGAGYMLKGEKQ
- a CDS encoding HAMP domain-containing sensor histidine kinase, whose amino-acid sequence is MESQPRSFFYQSLRFRFGLLFNSLLFLCVSVIVYSLYNNAKTELDRSFSLQLSSAANAVLQKTDINPISVPLPKNGEFFRIIYDNHVTKTQLINTLPRDVADREKWRMVSLKKYPENGGSISVDFALSAENYHSGIQKLRRLLYIYLPVAFLVSFLGGYLLSGFFLRPLRRIIRNANTVDLEHISLLSKSQTKDEFYHLTDALNRMLMRIDEQVKQQTAFFTTASHELRTPISTMLTELQIFDRELLDKDTQKLLDNQEQEVKRMKALVDNFLWMSQIESGNLRTNRSEIDIAEMVLELSESFMKQMALNGQRFRIEFSPVDGDFTVLADKSQVEVIIKNLISNAVKYLKGDPVIDIRVFQNQHKGIVISNSVSQTIENPEKLKGQFLRDTFHKDGFGLGLWISDILSGKNKAKLSLDSADERFSATIVFDEV
- a CDS encoding helix-turn-helix transcriptional regulator, translating into MKLLEKAGKPFGYDYNYLNVASTYETLGELDKAEFFYRKSLKVSTGNLKGMGYCNLAHLAFLHGRFEDATNYANTSLDYQENNSNKRYRDIAEIYQLLTKIYTETGNTAAAKKSEKLFEYYHNKENYTNELFKKKLLIQLLAKAELNQKDFEMEVSKKSRNLLVFSVISMVLIICLGMIYMKQVKSNRKTIEKNNEQLSELSQQINNSFSEVLELAKSDDPAFIPRFKEVYPVFYQNLLSRYPDLTIAQIRFCCLLRLNFSTKEVAHYHRLTIKGVQTRKTRLRKQLNIPSDADLNLWMMNLG